The following are from one region of the Rhodanobacter sp. LX-99 genome:
- a CDS encoding HPr family phosphocarrier protein: protein MREQDIVITNKLGLHARASAKLVQLVQGFKSTVWLVSKGREVNAQSIMGVMMLAAGLGSPLTVRADGPDEESALAAVVQLFERKFDEGA from the coding sequence ATGCGTGAGCAAGACATCGTCATCACCAACAAGCTGGGGCTGCACGCCCGCGCCTCGGCCAAGCTGGTGCAACTGGTACAGGGCTTCAAATCCACCGTGTGGCTGGTCAGCAAGGGCCGCGAGGTCAACGCGCAAAGCATCATGGGCGTGATGATGCTGGCCGCCGGGCTCGGCAGCCCGCTGACCGTTCGCGCCGACGGGCCGGACGAGGAATCCGCGCTGGCCGCCGTGGTTCAGCTGTTCGAGCGCAAGTTCGACGAGGGAGCATGA
- the ptsP gene encoding phosphoenolpyruvate--protein phosphotransferase, whose protein sequence is MRHILHGTIAAHGMALGRARLVQPSRYAVDTRPLAEHEIEGELAKLHQALDTARQELRELRGKLHGALAREVNEFIDAHSLLLDDAELLRGLDDLVKIGHYRPGAALKKQRDRLSAVFEAMDDPYLRSRKEDVEQVINRVISALQRQTSPEERKLAARVGEILIADNIAPGDMAQLAGNGLLGVVASSGSAYSHSAILARSLGLPMLVGTRDALSNIHDDDLILLDAERGEAIVHPAAQDLSRYRAWQREALAEGRRLAKLANAPTRTRDGVEIALLANAETPADVAMARARGADGVGLYRTEFLFLKHKGLPSEDEQFIAYRDLVMGMGGLPVTIRTLDLGADKADAAGLTLRGEDNPALGVRGVRLSLRYPAVFTTQIRAILRAACYGPVRVLVPMVTQPDELIAVRTLFKLARQDLKREAIDLPEKLPLGAMIEVPAAAINVRALLEHADFLAIGTNDLAQYVLAADRGNDALENIYNPLQPALLRLISHVLSAGRRAGKPVSLCGEIAGDVNFTALLLLLGLNEFSMHPAQILQVRDRLATLDHAHLRRHAAQLLRAHTHEQAEAMLNDIVDAATPN, encoded by the coding sequence GTGAGGCACATCCTGCACGGCACCATCGCCGCCCACGGCATGGCGCTGGGCCGCGCCCGCCTGGTGCAGCCCAGCCGCTACGCGGTGGACACCCGGCCGCTGGCCGAGCACGAGATCGAGGGCGAACTGGCCAAGCTGCACCAGGCGCTGGACACCGCGCGGCAGGAGCTGCGCGAGCTGCGCGGCAAGCTGCACGGCGCGCTGGCGCGCGAGGTCAACGAATTCATCGACGCGCACAGCCTGCTGCTGGACGACGCCGAGCTGCTGCGCGGGCTGGACGACCTGGTAAAGATCGGCCACTACCGCCCCGGCGCCGCGCTGAAGAAGCAGCGCGACCGCCTGTCCGCGGTGTTCGAGGCGATGGACGATCCCTACCTGCGCAGCCGCAAGGAAGACGTCGAGCAGGTGATCAACCGGGTGATCTCCGCGTTGCAGCGGCAGACCAGCCCGGAGGAACGCAAGCTGGCCGCGCGCGTGGGCGAGATCCTGATCGCCGACAACATCGCGCCGGGCGACATGGCGCAGCTGGCCGGCAACGGCCTGCTCGGCGTGGTCGCCAGCTCCGGCAGCGCGTATTCGCACAGCGCGATCCTGGCGCGCAGCCTCGGCCTGCCGATGCTGGTGGGCACCCGCGACGCCCTGTCGAACATCCACGACGACGACCTGATCCTGCTCGACGCCGAGCGCGGCGAGGCGATCGTGCATCCCGCCGCACAGGACCTGTCGCGTTACCGCGCGTGGCAGCGCGAAGCCCTTGCCGAAGGCCGCCGCCTGGCCAAGCTGGCGAACGCGCCCACGCGCACCCGCGACGGCGTCGAGATCGCCCTGCTGGCGAACGCCGAGACGCCGGCCGACGTGGCGATGGCGCGCGCCCGCGGCGCCGACGGCGTGGGCCTGTACCGCACCGAATTCCTGTTCCTCAAGCACAAGGGCCTGCCGTCGGAAGACGAGCAGTTCATCGCCTACCGCGACCTGGTGATGGGCATGGGCGGCCTGCCGGTGACCATCCGCACGCTGGACCTGGGCGCCGACAAGGCCGATGCCGCCGGGCTCACCCTGCGCGGCGAGGACAACCCCGCGCTCGGCGTGCGCGGCGTGCGCCTGTCGCTGCGCTACCCGGCGGTGTTCACCACGCAGATCCGCGCGATCCTGCGCGCCGCCTGCTACGGCCCGGTACGCGTGCTGGTGCCGATGGTGACCCAGCCCGACGAACTGATCGCGGTGCGTACGCTGTTCAAGCTGGCGCGGCAGGACCTGAAGCGCGAAGCCATCGACCTGCCGGAAAAACTGCCGCTGGGCGCGATGATCGAGGTGCCGGCGGCGGCGATCAACGTGCGCGCGCTGCTGGAGCACGCCGACTTCCTCGCGATCGGCACCAACGACCTGGCCCAGTACGTGCTCGCCGCCGACCGCGGCAACGACGCGCTGGAAAACATCTACAACCCGCTGCAGCCGGCGCTGCTGCGGCTGATCTCGCACGTGCTCAGCGCCGGCCGCCGCGCCGGGAAGCCGGTCAGCCTGTGCGGCGAGATCGCCGGCGACGTGAACTTCACCGCGCTGCTGCTGCTGCTCGGGCTCAACGAATTCAGCATGCACCCGGCGCAGATCCTGCAGGTACGCGACCGCCTCGCCACGCTCGACCACGCCCACCTGCGCCGCCACGCCGCGCAGCTGCTGCGCGCGCATACCCACGAGCAGGCCGAGGCGATGTTGAACGACATCGTGGACGCAGCCACCCCGAACTGA
- a CDS encoding LysR family transcriptional regulator, with amino-acid sequence MINISPRQLDVFVQIALHGSVRAAAERLHLTQPAASMALAEMERQLDAPLFDRERGRLRLNARGRELLPLAQELLERHAEFGRRGREEGAELGGELRIGASNTVGNYLVGELLGGFVRAHPQVAIRLRVANTETIAAAMLEHSLDVGCVEGPVAHPLLEVRPWRDDLLVVCAPPEHPLARRRGLKPADFAGARWVLREPGSATRATSERVLAQLPPGETVLELDQIEAIKQAVVAGLGIACLPAVAVTDALATGRLKALKTPFLDLRRKLSLLLHRRKYRGALLDAFLEGIDLDRVH; translated from the coding sequence ATGATCAATATCAGCCCGCGCCAGTTGGACGTGTTCGTGCAGATCGCGCTGCACGGCAGCGTGCGTGCCGCCGCCGAGCGGCTGCACCTGACCCAGCCCGCGGCCAGCATGGCGCTGGCGGAGATGGAGCGGCAGCTGGATGCTCCGTTGTTCGACCGCGAGCGCGGCCGTTTGCGCCTGAATGCGCGTGGCCGCGAACTGCTGCCGCTGGCGCAGGAACTGCTGGAACGGCATGCCGAGTTCGGCCGGCGCGGGCGCGAGGAGGGCGCCGAACTGGGCGGCGAACTGCGCATAGGCGCCAGCAACACGGTGGGCAATTACCTGGTCGGCGAGCTGCTCGGCGGTTTCGTGCGAGCGCATCCGCAGGTGGCGATCCGCCTGCGCGTGGCGAATACCGAAACGATCGCCGCCGCCATGCTCGAGCACAGCCTGGATGTCGGCTGCGTCGAAGGCCCGGTGGCGCACCCGCTGCTGGAAGTGCGGCCGTGGCGCGACGACCTGCTGGTGGTGTGCGCACCGCCGGAACATCCGCTGGCGCGCCGGCGCGGCTTGAAGCCGGCGGATTTCGCCGGTGCCCGCTGGGTGCTGCGCGAGCCCGGCTCGGCCACGCGCGCCACCAGCGAGCGCGTGCTGGCGCAGCTGCCGCCCGGCGAAACCGTGCTGGAGCTGGACCAGATCGAGGCGATCAAGCAGGCCGTGGTGGCCGGGCTGGGCATCGCCTGCCTGCCGGCGGTGGCGGTCACCGACGCACTGGCGACCGGGCGGCTGAAGGCGTTGAAGACGCCGTTCCTCGACCTGCGCCGCAAGCTCTCGCTGCTGTTGCACCGGCGGAAATACCGCGGCGCGCTGCTGGACGCGTTCCTCGAGGGGATCGACCTCGATCGGGTCCACTGA